Genomic window (Pseudomonas sp. MM211):
CACCCAGAGCTGCTCAATTCCTTCGTGGAGAACCTCTCAGTCGCAGGCGTGGGTGGCGAAGACGACCCGGAACTGAGCGCCCACTGGGCTCGCTGCGAACGAGCCGGTATGCCCAGCAAGCTGGTCATGGACATCAACGGTCGCTTCCGCATGACCCGCATCCCGCTCTCCGCTGGTGCAGTGAGCTACACGATGGATGGCAAGCCCGCCGTCAATGGCCGGCTCGACAAGAGCGGCGAAGCTGACATCGGTGCCCTGCTCTATTTCAATTACCCGTCCACTTGGAACCACTTTCTGGGCGACCACGCACTGAGCTTCCGAGTGCTGCCCATTGGCCCGAACGAAACCCTGGTTACTACGAAGTGGCTGGTGCCGGAGTCGGCGGTCGAGGGAGTGGATTACGACATCGAGCGCCTGACCAAGGTGTGGATCGCAACCAACGACCAGGATCGTCAGTTGGTCGAGGGCACTCAGGCCGGCGTCAATTCGCCTTCCTACGAGCCAGGCCCATACTCGGAAATTGCCGAAAACGGCGTGTGCCAATTCGATGATTGGTACTGCGCGACCATGCTAGAACGCCTCCGCGGGCCGATTGCGTTGAAGTCGGTTGGCTGAAACCTGATCCCAACCACACAAAGCGGCGTCTATAGGGCGCCGTTTTCTCGCACGTAACAGGCTCCCCACGGGAATAGCAGATAGAGCACTAAGCTCTGAATTCCGTTATCGACCTCTCGGCTCTCGCAAGACACTCCACAGGCAGCATTGGCGCCGACTCGACAAGGATGAGATCGTTGATATATGTCGAACAGACGAAGCTTTAGTGAGCAGCTACAGGGACAAAACCTGCGGTTCGTAGGTAAGGAGGGCCTTGCCCTGCGAAAGACCAATGTCGGCTTTCTGCTTCTGGAACACTTCTCCCTGCCTGCCTTCACTCAGGCGCTGGATATCCTGGTAACGGCCAACCTGATCAACGCTGACGTATTCGCGACTCGAACCTTCAGCCTGAACGGCGAAGCGGTGGTCAGTGATCTAGGTATCACCATCTGCCCCAGTGCCGAGCTGAACGTAAGCCATCTAACGGGGCTCGATTTGCTGGTGGTCTGCGGAGGGCTGCGTACCAACCTGCGCCCGATTCCTGCTCTGAAGCAACTTCTACACGCTGCGAATGAAAAGGATATCGCCCTGGCAGGCCTATGGAGCGGCGCATGGTTTCTGGGACAGGCGGGCCTGCTTGACGGATACAAGTGCGCGATCCACCCGGAGCATAGAGCCGCGCTGGCGGAGATCGCCAGGAATAGCCAAGTCACTTCGGAAAGCTTCATGGTCGATCATGACCGTTTGACGGCAGCCAGTCCTACCGGCGCGTTCAACATGGTGCTGGAGTGGATCAACAAACTCCATGGCCGTGATCTGGTTGAAGGAATCGTAGATATCTTGGCCTTCGAGGAATCCCGCTTCAGACGAGTCCGCCCTGCTCTGCACGCCAAGATGAGCGAGCCGTTGCGGAACGTGATCAGCCTGATGGGCGCAAATATCGAAGAGCCCCTGAGTGCCGAGCAATTGGCTCAATATTCGGGCCGTTCTCGGCGCCAGATCGAGCGGCTATTCCAGCAGCAACTTGGCACCACACCGGTGCGCTATTACCTGGAGCTTCGTATCACCGAAGGACGGCGCTTGCTCCAGTACTCTGACTTGCCAATTCTGGATGTCAGCGTCGCCTGCGGTTTCGCCTCGCCAAGCCATTTCAGCAAATGCTACGCGTCCTACTTCGGTAACTCCCCTTCGAAAGAAAGGCGTCAGGGCAATGTGAAATCTAGTAAATGAGCAGTTTCTTCAGCTGCCTCTTTGGATGTCTCTTTGGCGGATAGCAGACGTCATGACAGGCCGTTTTCGGCCAGAGGCGGACGGTTAGAGCGCGGAGAATATATCCACTCAACTGTTAATTGGCTGCGTTTGATGCTGGAGATCGGCAGCAGGCCCTAAGCAGCTAGCGCTTTTTGTTTCAGTGCCACCAGCAGCGAGCGCAGTTCGGCGGGCTGCACGGGCTTGGACAAGATCGGAATCTCCTCATCGCCCAATTGCTCTTGAACACGGCGCACATCGTGCCCGGTC
Coding sequences:
- a CDS encoding GlxA family transcriptional regulator, with protein sequence MSNRRSFSEQLQGQNLRFVGKEGLALRKTNVGFLLLEHFSLPAFTQALDILVTANLINADVFATRTFSLNGEAVVSDLGITICPSAELNVSHLTGLDLLVVCGGLRTNLRPIPALKQLLHAANEKDIALAGLWSGAWFLGQAGLLDGYKCAIHPEHRAALAEIARNSQVTSESFMVDHDRLTAASPTGAFNMVLEWINKLHGRDLVEGIVDILAFEESRFRRVRPALHAKMSEPLRNVISLMGANIEEPLSAEQLAQYSGRSRRQIERLFQQQLGTTPVRYYLELRITEGRRLLQYSDLPILDVSVACGFASPSHFSKCYASYFGNSPSKERRQGNVKSSK